The window AAATAGGTGTTGCTTTGTGGTTTCCTTGCTGTTTATGGAATTCTATGGCTCCCGAACAATTATGGATCTTAAATCCTCGCAAATTAATATCAAGACAAATCGACCCATCGATACCCACCACCTCAGCCGAAACGAAAACTCTTTCACCCGAAGAGGGACAAtcgtttttgaataaaaaagatTGTTGGATTTGTTATGACAACGATAAACCAGAGCCTTTAATACAACCCTGCCGTTGCACTGGTGATGTTTCGTCGGTGCATCATGAATGTTTGAAACGTTGGCTGGTGGAGAGTTGCAGTAAAACGGAGGCACAATTGTCATGTAAAGTTTGTGGTTTTCCCTATGAaatagagaaaacaaaaaagtgagtagaattttgttttactaaaaaacTGTGTTAAGTATAGAAAACAAGTTTTAAAGACCAATGACCATAAATCAATTGATAAACATCTAGTGCGACAATTTTGTTTTCAAGTATTAtttggatattttaaaataatattaaaaaaaatattatgcgcattttattttcttattgttatttaaaacaacGTCATAAATCTTGTCATTGTAGTTGATATTAGttcgttttaaataaaaattctgtcCTCCATCTTATAAAATAGGTTCTGTccacttttatgttataaaagttttacCTTTTTTCGTACAgaagttctagttttgttctttaTTCAGTtgtagctctgttctagttctgttctagttctgttctagttctgttctagttctgttctagttgtgttctagttcttttcatgttcttttctagttctgttttatttctgttctatttctgttctacttctgttctatttctgttctagttctgtactagttctgttctagttctgttctagttctgttctagttctgttctagttctgttctagttctgttctagttctgttctNNNNNNNNNNNNNNNNNNNNNNNNNNNNNNNNNNNNNNNNNNNNNNNNNNNNNNNNNNNNNNNNNNNNNNNNNNNNNNNNNNNNNNNNNNNNNNNNNNNNagaactgaactagaactgaactagaactgaactagaactgaactagaactgaactagaactgaacgagaactgaactagaactgaactagaactgaactagaactgaactagatcagaactagaactgaactggaactagaactaaatggaaaagactagaacagaactatattttttaaatatcaaaatcaaCACCTCTGTacactttatattaaaagttaacTAAAGCTGAGATGAACTAAACTCCTTATTCACATGTAATAGTAAATTTATTActcatattttataataaaattactataaaactTACTACTCAACACTTCGAtaactttaattaataataaaaaaccactTGACcgagaaaaaaaaaccaaaacaaaacttttttaacaaactttaattGGCACTTAATTAAAAAGGGTTTCGAAAATAATCACTTTCTCAATCGATCAAAGCGTAGTAGTACAACGTCTTTCAATGAGTATATTCAAAACGTAAATATTAATGCAACGAAAACGaaattaataaacttaatattaacaataaaaaagtaaatgttttgaCATTAATATTTGCCTACTCAAAATAATACCAATACGAAAAGATAATTCCTTTCTATTAGATGGAAAAATTGCACAAAACAGGTAAACAGGCAATATActtaatacaatattttagtAAACGAATTCTAACAATAGAAATATACAAGCACACACATCAATTACCACCGTCAAATTACGTACACTTGCActtgtttattgaaaataaaaacatttaaaaagaacCTTAAAGCCATCGGTCATAATGTCTTTAGTTCgcaagcaacaaaaaaaaatgacgtattaaattgttttactttttggttgttttactgataagtaaaaaaaaatacgactataaattaagcaaaaataaatattgttgacTGCAAATTTGTTGGGTGCAATTGTTCTCGGTATatgaaatgataaaaataaaacaagtaagaattctAAATTCAGTCGtggcgaatcttatataccctttacaAAGTGTATTTGTTAATACTTCATACAATGTGTGTGTCCATTTttttatctacctatctatctatctatctatctatctatctatctatctatctatctatctatctatctatctatctatctatctatctatctatctatctatcNNNNNNNNNNNNNNNNNNNNNNNNNNNNNNNNNNNNNNNNNNNNNNNNNNNNNNNNNNNNNNNNNNNNNNNNNNNNNNNNNNNNNNNNNNNNNNNNNNNNTCTCACAACGTTTACCCCTACCCGCAAATGTTACCTCCCGACCCACTACACCCCAGGGCACACGTTTGGGCATAGCCTCCTATCATCATAACTCACAAAATGGCAGCAATACCAATGGTTTTGCTTCTTCAAACTCTTCCTCCAATTCCATGCAATCGGGAGCTGGAGCTGCTGCCGCTGGTAATCTCACCCTACCCCATAGACATCATGTACTTTCGAGTTCAACTCATCATATACCCATGCGCATGAGTGCAGATTTTGTGCATCAAGAACAACAGCATAGTCTGCCGCCCACGGCAGCAGGTGGTAATGCTCAGAAGTTGTGGCAGGCACAACAGCCACAAGAAACCCAACATGTACAATTGAGATCTCATCATAATCGCGAGCGAGAACGTGAATGCTATAATATGACcaatgaaaataacaatataacCAAATATAATCCCCAGGGTACGAATTCACAAAATAGTTCGGCCTCCGAGCAATTGGCTCCCCTGTCGTTGGTGCCTTTAAGAGAAAAAGACTCGAATTTGACAGTGAGTGGTAAGGATTTGCCTACACCCACTTCAACGCCCACGGCCAGTAGAAAATCACGCAGAAGATCGAATCTCTTTATACCCTCCTCCTCGAAAAAGGGTgagaaagaaatgaaaaatggtGAATTGGGTAGCGGTCGCTCTATACCCATAAAACAGGGTTATTTGTACAAAAGATctagtaaatctttaaataaagaatGGAAAAAGAAATATGTTACTTTGTGTGATGATGGTAGACTTACCTATCATCCTTCACTACATGATTATATGGATGATGTGCATGGCAAAGAGATACCTTTGCAATATGTTACTGTAAAGGTGCCGGGCCAGAAGCCTAGAGGTTCTAAGTCTATAATAACAAACAGTGCTTTGACCACTTCCATGTTGTCCACCAATAATGGtaagttttgttaaaatcttttaattttaaagaaaatgtatttatgttgattttatttCACAGCATTCGAACCCCTTAAAGAGTCGGCGGTTAAATCGAATTCATCCCAACAAACCAGCGGTGACGAAGGCATAGCCATGTCCAATTCTAACTCTCAAACCTTTATAGCGGGCGCTGGAGAGAACTCACAGCGTGAACTTTTAGCCGTTAATGCTTCCAATAAATTGGAGGCTCAAACCCCTAATGTTAAGAAACGTCATAGACGCATGAAGAGCAGTAGTGTTAAATCCAATGAAATTGATGATTCAGATGGTTATGAATTCTATATCGTGTCTTTGGACTCCAAACAGTGGCATTTTGAGGCAGCCAATTCGGAGGAACGAGATGAATGGGTGGCCGCCATAGAACAGGAGATTTTCAAGAGTCTTCAAACCATAGAAAGTACCAAAATGAAGCCGGCCACCACTAGTGAATTGGCCTCGATGGTGACGATACGTACACGCGTACCGGGTAATGGCTATTGTGTCGATTGTGATGCACCAAGTGAGTAAAAATGTTgggttacaatttttttatttcctttcttataattttcttttgattttattgtagttgttgtaaaattcaatgaattttctttaatatttgtttttgttttcatttatagaTCCCGAATGGGCCAGTTTAAATTTGGGCGTTTTAATGTGCATTGAATGTTCGGGTATTCATCGTAATTTAGGTTCTCACATCTCTAAAGTACGCTCTTTGGGTCTAGACGATTGGCCGTAAGTATTTGCACGAATGAATGTATTTTCAGAGttttaaattctaatttttttgtttttgtttttgttttcttttagagCCGGCCATTTAAGTGTTATGCTGGCCATTGGCAATAGTTTGGCTAATTCTGTTTGGGAAGCAAATACCCGCCAGCGTTCGAAACCCAAACCAAATTCATCTAGGGAAGAGAAAGAGTGCTGGATTAGAAGTAAATATGAGGCCAAAGAATTTTTACCTCAAcagaatacaaatacaaatgctACACCCGGTCAGCAGTTAATTGAAGCTGTGATTaggtaagtttattttaaatatctttagcTAAACTCAAGATTGAAAGTTTCAAATCTgttctattcagttctagtttagttcaagtgcAGTTtgcagtttagttctagtgcaattctagttctgttctagttctgttctagttatgttctagttatgttctagttctgttctagttctgttctagttctgttctagttctgttctagttctgttctagttctattctagttctgttctagttctgttcttcttCAGTTCCAactcatttataattttttaacaaaaacatcttTATTAATTTCTCACTTTCTTCTGTATTATTTTAGATCTGATATGAAATCTATTGTTTTAATCTTGGCTAATGCCAATGCTGAAGTTACCAATGCCAATGTTAGTCCTAGAGATGTTAGGACTCCCCTACTATTGGCCTGTGCCATTGGCAATTTAGCCATAGCTCAACTTTTAATATGGGTAAGTTCCCATTAACTcgtaacaaacaaactaaacagATTTGACTTATTCCATAATTTTCCATTACAGAATGGTGCCAACATTAAACATACCGATCATGAGGGACGCACTTGTTTGGCTTATGCTCGTGCGGCTCAATCTTTAGCCACCGCCAAGTCTTTGAAAGccgcagcagcagcagctgctgccACACAAAATGCCAGCAGTACTAGTAATACAAATTCGAGTATGGCTAGCAATActtcatcgtcatcatcttcGGTATCGAATGCCACAACAACCTCAACAAATTCTCACTCAGCTAACAATAGCAGCAGTACGGCTGCCAATAGCTCCACCAGCAATGGTGGTATACCAGCACCACATTACAGTGTAGAAGAAACAACTGCTTTAGTGGAACTTTTGACGGGTTTGGGTTGTCCCGAATCGGCGCCTCTTACCGCAAGTGGTACTTTACCCAGACGTAGAGATACTTTGGGTACACCTTATGAAAAAACTGTTTCAGGGGtgatataaataaatcaataatttaagcatatttttttctaaaatctaGAGATATTTTTCGATATATACATCTAGTAACTAGGAgacaagtagttttttttttaaatatttaaattataaaacaaacaaaaaacacgcttagctttttctaaaaaaaaaaacaaaacaaacaaatcggtatattttagtttttaaattttaattttaaaagattttaaaggcctaaaactttaaacaaaaaactaaaaacctaaaacctcataaattttgtaatttaaatttttacaaatttaaggtttttgtaaaaattttcaattttgttaacGGGTGTCAAATTTGGgctgttaattaattttaaaacttttctttagctTGCtgtaaaatttcgtttttatttttttgttccttttttttaaaacgttttgctattaatattaaattgttgagttttcttcttttaatttttgtatattttttcccttttttatttttaagttttgttaatgtgttttcttattttacttttaaaatcgCTCAACccaaattcaatttaaatcaatttgtaaattctattgtattaaattttcttagcaCTCTAGCTCTAGCTTTTATAATTGATTCCctgttaattgtttttcttttaattagttAATCTCCtccattttgtttattatttaattttaacaattagcgaaagaaacaaaaatgaaacctagtttatataattgtttttaattgaaaattatatattatatgtttgtataacttttattgtgtttgtgtgtgtgtaatgtatataactattattttttttattattattatcattatgtttaagaaaattattttataagttttattattatttttattaaaaatgcaaaaagctatttaacaaaatatcccAGAATATCGTTTTTNNNNNNNNNNNNNNNNNNNNNNNNNNNNNNNNNNNNNNNNNNNNNNNNNNNNNNNNNNNNNNNNNNNNNNNNNNNNNNNNNNNNNNNNNNNNNNNNNNNNACACTTTCCAACTTCCGCGTTAACTTAAAAACGAACTCAACGACTCTACGATTCTCAACAAACTGTAAGGGTAATCAGTTGAAACAAGACCCCCCGCCTTTGAAGTTATACAGCTAACAACAGACCGGGTTTTttataaagagagagagagcaagTAGTGCGTGTAGTTGTGAGTTTGTATATACGATATCCTACAGGATAACCGAGTGGGTGGTTTGAGGCTAAATATGTTAAAGTTTGTGTTAGTCTATGGCGGCATACAAGTAATAAAAATCACATATACCATaacaaatgcaaataaaaaaaaataaaatgaaaagtataGACCACAAAAGCGTTAAGCTGACACTGTATGTTGCTCAGAGACACAATGAAAACGTTAAACGTTTAAGAGTAcgaaaatagataaatatatataaaaataatttaaaaatctaaatttgataaatttgccattaaaatatcttatttatgctaatttttttaaatacttaggGTGttcattaaacaaaactttttatgccataagatagctttaaaatttatctaattttgatttttattgaatttagaaaattttaatttttaattttttttgtaatttatcgtaaatttttctaaGACTTAGGGTGCTCcctaaacaaaaattgttttatgtaaaaaaagcttaaatatttctttaattttgatttttgttaaatttataaaagtttaattttttaaatttcttcgtaatttatcgtaaatttttctaaGACTTAGGGTGCTCCTTAAAcagaaataattttatgttaagaaagctaaaatatttctctaattttgatttttgttaaatttagaaaattttgagttttaaatttaattttaaatttatcgtaaactttttatatagttAAGGTGCTCcttaaacaaaatcaattttatgctaagaaagctttaatttttatctaattttgatttttgttgattttgaataattttactttttaaaatttatttttaatttatcgtaaatttttaagtACTTAGGGTGttccttaaacaaaaataattttatgctaagaaaactttattttttatctaattttgatttttgttaatttgggataattttaatttttataattttgtttttatttatcgtaaattttttaaatacttaggGTGCtccttaaacaaaattttttttatataaagaaagctttaattcttatctaattttgatttttgttgattttgaataaatttattttttaaaatttatttttaatttatcgtaaattttttatgtacttaGGGTGCTccctaaataaaaattcttttatataaagaaagctttaatttttatctaattttgattattgttaaatttagaaaattttgagttttaaattttattttcaatttatcgtaatttttttttaatatttagggTGCTCCCTAAACACCAAATTTAGCTTGTTAAGcaagctttaatattttttaattttgatttttgttaaattaggaaaattttaagaaatttacgcacttttttgtaaaattattatttaaacgcTTTAACGTTAACATTGCATTTCCTTGTTGTCTTTACAAgcaggaaaatattttttatttacaaattgcttcctaacgtttatttttttttttttgttaaaatttccttgtataaaatattatgtatttaataaagtttatgtttattattgtatttttgtcTGAACTGTCGTCAGACTGGCGTCCCTCATTTATACAaaaacgaaatataaaacattaaacaacaaaatacatacatttaactATGTGAGTAAAAGTGtctatatatgtgtgtgtgtgtttgtatgtatgtttgtgtaattGTAATGAAATGAGTGATGTCTGCTCAATTCATTTAatgttcttgttttttgttttccttgtGAAAGTGGGTGGCTTTGGCTGGTTtgttatgtttatatttgtttaagtgaaacctaaaagtatgctttaattTTCTTACTTATATATAGAGAGTGATgtcgttgttgtcgttgttgctgCTAGAAATTGCTGATTGCATACTAAAGgctttttctgtttgtttttgctCTTTAAGGGAgagttgtttatttgttttcttcacAGTAATGCAGAAAGAATTACAAGAAGCATGAGAGTTGTGGTGGGAGGGTGAGGAGGAGGAACGTAGAGAGCGAG of the Lucilia cuprina isolate Lc7/37 chromosome 2, ASM2204524v1, whole genome shotgun sequence genome contains:
- the LOC111686878 gene encoding centaurin-gamma-1A, coding for SQRLPLPANVTSRPTTPQGTRLGIASYHHNSQNGSNTNGFASSNSSSNSMQSGAGAAAAGNLTLPHRHHVLSSSTHHIPMRMSADFVHQEQQHSLPPTAAGGNAQKLWQAQQPQETQHVQLRSHHNRERERECYNMTNENNNITKYNPQGTNSQNSSASEQLAPLSLVPLREKDSNLTVSGKDLPTPTSTPTASRKSRRRSNLFIPSSSKKGEKEMKNGELGSGRSIPIKQGYLYKRSSKSLNKEWKKKYVTLCDDGRLTYHPSLHDYMDDVHGKEIPLQYVTVKVPGQKPRGSKSIITNSALTTSMLSTNNAFEPLKESAVKSNSSQQTSGDEGIAMSNSNSQTFIAGAGENSQRELLAVNASNKLEAQTPNVKKRHRRMKSSSVKSNEIDDSDGYEFYIVSLDSKQWHFEAANSEERDEWVAAIEQEIFKSLQTIESTKMKPATTSELASMVTIRTRVPGNGYCVDCDAPNPEWASLNLGVLMCIECSGIHRNLGSHISKVRSLGLDDWPAGHLSVMLAIGNSLANSVWEANTRQRSKPKPNSSREEKECWIRSKYEAKEFLPQQNTNTNATPGQQLIEAVIRSDMKSIVLILANANAEVTNANVSPRDVRTPLLLACAIGNLAIAQLLIWNGANIKHTDHEGRTCLAYARAAQSLATAKSLKAAAAAAAATQNASSTSNTNSSMASNTSSSSSSVSNATTTSTNSHSANNSSSTAANSSTSNGGIPAPHYSVEETTALVELLTGLGCPESAPLTASGTLPRRRDTLGTPYEKTVSGVI